Part of the Desulfotomaculum sp. genome, GCGCCGGTTGCGACAATAATGATCATTATCAGCGCCTTTGTTTTTATAAGTATTCAGGCTCTTTTACGCAGGAGGGAAGATAATGATTAAGATTTCCGGATTATGCATAGAGCTTCGAAGCTTTACGCTGCGGAACATGAATCTGAATATTGCAGGCGGTGATTACTTTATCCTTGTAGGCCCTTCCGGTTCCGGCAAAACTGTTTTACTGGAAACAATCGCGGGACTCCACAGAGTGACTTCCGGCCGGATCGTGATTGATAATGAAGATGTTACATTTCTCGAACCCGAGAAACGTGCTATTGGCATGGTATATCAAGATTGCGCTTTATTTCCGCATCTTTCCGTCAAGGAGAATATTGTTTTCGGACTGAGGGTCCGGCGGGAGAAAACAGAGCGGATAAACTTGGAACTGGGCAGGGTTATCCAGCTTCTTGATATAGAGCCCCTGCTTTTTAGAAAGCCAAATACACTAAGCGGTGGTGAAAAGCAAAAAGTTGCCCTGGCCAGGGCTTTAGTGACCGATCCGAAAGTTTTGCTCCTAGATGAACCTCTAAGCGCGCTTGATCCACAGTCACGTGAGAACATAAGGCGTGAAATCATTGGGATTCATAATAGTTTGGGCATTACGGTCGTGCACGTCACTCATGATTTTGGAGAAGCAATCAGCATGGGCACACAAATAGCGGTGATTGGTGAAGGATCAATAAAACAGGTGGGTACACCGGACGAAATATTCCGCCGTCCCAATTCCGAATTTGTAGCCAGATTTACTATGGCGATGAATATATTGTCCGGACTGGCAAAAAAGGAAGATAACAGGGCAACGGTTTTTATAGTCGAAGGTACTAAGTTTATAACCGATTCAGATATAGAAGGTCACTGTTATGCCTCAATCAGGCCGGAGGATATTTTGATGTCGGATGTAATACTTTCCGGTGATATTCAGAACTATTTTCCTGTGGTAATCAACCAGATTGTCAATAATGGCCCGGTTGTTCATATCACGGTCAACTTGCCGCCTATGCTGGTATGCATGCTTACCCGCCATTCCTTCGAAGCGATGGATTTAAAAGTTGGCAAACAGGTTTTTCTTTCCTTTAAGTCGTCTGCTGTAAACTTATTTCATTGTCAATAGGAAAAAAGAGGTGAAAGTATTAATAAGCATAAAATAAACCATGCGCTGCTTTTACCCTTGTTAATAATTACTATGATATTAATGGCTGTAATAGCGGTAGCAGAACCGGTTTTGGCCTCCGGCACGGCTAATCTGTATATCAAAAAGCTCGCCCCCGATGGTACAACCATTATTTCCGAGAAAACACTCAATTATAAGTGGCTGATGGATCCCGGCAACATACCTGTGATGGGTGACGGGACAACGCGTTATTACCATCAGGGTCCTGTATTTATCGACGATGCTGATGAAGAAAAGGAACAGGCGCTTCGTTGGAACAAGGTGGAAAATACAAATATCCGGGAAAAGGATATGGGCGCTCTTAAGGGCGCCAACTTAAAAAACCTGTGTAATCTTGTTGGAGGCATGTCGCCAGGCGACACAATAAAAATAAAGGCAAGCGACGGTTTTAATAAAACATTTGCCTATAAAAACGTGTACGATTACTCAAAACGTGAAGGACCCATGGTTATTTGCTGGTACAAGGACGGCTTATATCCCGATACCGGGTACACGGAAGGTATGCGCCTGGTCTGGTTTGCCGACACTTCAAGCAATCCATGGGGCATCAATGCTTTTGGCAACTGGGATTGGCACGAGGCCGCCGATTCAGAATACTGGTATTATTACAGAAGTGGCGGTGAGAGTTACCCAACAACCACCGGGCTTTCGATACAAAATATTTGCGAGCTGACAATATACAGTGTTAAACAAGCAGGTATGTCCGCCATAGCGCCGGTATGCATGTTCTCTGCTGACAAAGCTTCGGGCAATGCCCCGCTCACAATAAAATTCACAGACCTGTCTGCTAACTTTCCTGCATCATGGGCATGGGACTTCGATAATGACGGCAAAATAGACAGTACCGCTAAAAATCCATCCCATACCTATAATACTCCCGGTATATACAGCGTCAAACTTACTGTCAGCAATGCCGCCGGTTCCGATAACGGGATTAAGGTTGATTACATAATAGTTATCACAGAAGCTTCAAATGTATCATCCCAGCCAAAAATATCAGGTAATGCCGGTAAACGTTCAAATTGGCCAATTATTACTCCGGCGACAATATCGATTGTTACCA contains:
- a CDS encoding ABC transporter is translated as MIKISGLCIELRSFTLRNMNLNIAGGDYFILVGPSGSGKTVLLETIAGLHRVTSGRIVIDNEDVTFLEPEKRAIGMVYQDCALFPHLSVKENIVFGLRVRREKTERINLELGRVIQLLDIEPLLFRKPNTLSGGEKQKVALARALVTDPKVLLLDEPLSALDPQSRENIRREIIGIHNSLGITVVHVTHDFGEAISMGTQIAVIGEGSIKQVGTPDEIFRRPNSEFVARFTMAMNILSGLAKKEDNRATVFIVEGTKFITDSDIEGHCYASIRPEDILMSDVILSGDIQNYFPVVINQIVNNGPVVHITVNLPPMLVCMLTRHSFEAMDLKVGKQVFLSFKSSAVNLFHCQ